Genomic DNA from Filimonas effusa:
ATCAAACAGTTGTTGCTCAACCAGAAAGTTGTAAGGGGAATTGGCAACGCATATGCCGATGAAATACTGTGGAAAGCCCGTATTTCGCCATTTTCCATTGCAGGTAAAATTCCTCCTGCAGCAGTACAGAAGCTGGCCCGTGCCATTCCCAAGGTGCTGAAAACTGCTGAAAAGCAGATCCGGAAATCACACCCCGGTATTATAAGCGGAGAAGTAAGGGACTTCCTGCTGATTCACAACCAACACCAGACGCATAGCCCCGGCGGCGCTGCAATAGAACATAAAAGCAGCGGCGGCAGAAAAACGTATTATACCCGCGAACAGGAATTGTTTCTCTAAAAATAACAGCTGTTGATATGTTATTTTAATATCATTTAATTGTTATATTGCAGTATAACGAGAATTCCTGTATTCCAAAAATTGCCGTATGAATGTTTTGTTTTCCAACCCGGAAGATTACTGGGCTGTATTCCTCGACGGAGATAAACTGGCCCTGGATCATATCGTGAAAACCCATTACAACCTGCTTTATAATTATGGCCGTAAGTTTTCTACAGACGTCAACCTGGTAAAAGACTGTATACAGGAACTTTTCCTTTCCTTATGGAGAAACCGTGAAAATACAGGACAGCCTGCCTCCGTAAAACACTACCTGCTGAAAGCCATGCGGCGGCGTTTACAAACAGCATTAGCGAGGCTTTCAAAACAACAGGTCATCGATATCTCATTTATCCCGATAGAAGCCAGCGCCGGTACATCGCCGGAATCAGACAGGGTACAAAATGAGAACAAGACAGAATTGAATAGTAAAATAGTGAAAGCCTTCTCTTGCCTGCCGGCCCGCCAGCAGGAAATCATCTACCTCCGCTTCTGCCTCCAGGCAGATGCAGCCAATATTGCACAGATCATGGGACTCAGCCGGCAGTCGGTTTACAATCTCCTGAAACTGGCGCTCGATAGATTAAGAGAGGTGAGCGTCACCCTGTTTGAACAGGGCAGTACCCTGCGTATGCCCGGAACCATGATGGTCGTCTGATATACCACTTGCCATACACTATGCAACAAAACCCGGTTTACTCTGTTTACGATCTTATTGCCAACGGCTCCTTCAAAAAATGGATCCTGTACCAGGATGAAAAAGAAGGGCTTTACTGGCATAACTGGATTGCCGAAAATCCCGACAAACTGGAATGGGTGGCTGTGGCCAAATCGATGGTCCTGTTACTGAATAGCCATACACATGCTGTCGGCAGCGAAGAAGTTGATGCTGAGGCAGCCTCCATCATGCTCCGTCTCGACGAAGAAAAAGAAACCGAAGCGTTGTATGTTCCGTCCATTTGGTCAAGAGCAGGCACCTGGGTGGCAGCTGCTGTTTTATTATTGATGCTGACAGCAATGATCTACCTGCTAACACCATCTGTTGAGCCCTCAGATTACAAGAGCCTGCCTGTTTACAACAATAAGCTGGTATTTGAAAATTCGGGGGACAGCGTGTTACGTGTGGCCCTGCCGGATGGTTCCAGGGTACTCCTCGAAAAAAACGCACGCTTGCAGTATGCCGATGACGACAGCCTGAAACAACGGGTTGCCCTTCTTTCCGGCGATGCTTTCTTTGATATCGCACATAATCCTTCACATCCCTTTGTTGTTTATACCAGCAGCATCGTAACACATGTATTGGGTACCAGTTTCTGGGTGAAAGCCAGCCCGGGTATTACTACTTCCAGTGCAATCGTAAGAACAGGAAAAGTAGCTGTTTTCAGAAAAGAAGATTACCTGCACCGAAGTACTTCATCCGGCATCCTGCAGGGGGTAGTGCTGAGTGCCAACCAACAGGTAAGCTACGATATCGCGCATGACCGTGTATATAAGGCACTGGCAGCCGATCCGCATGCGGCATCACCCGATGCCGATACTATTCTTAACCTCGATGCACAACCGGCAGTGGCCGTATTTGAACAACTGGAGGCATTGTATGGCATCCCCATTATCGTTGACAAACAAACTTTGGCAGGTTGCGCCGTTACGGCCGTACTGGGCAACGAAAGCTTTTATGAGAAAATAACGACTATTTGTAAGATCCTCAATGCCAGCTATGAGATAATTGATGGCACAATTGTCATTAATTCGAAAGGGTGTAAATAACCTTCATTTAAAAACCATTACCGGTGGCGCAGCGTGGGAAACTTATCCCAATGGCCATATGCTTCCGCTTGTAAATTGATATGAAAAATATTTTCGCCCGCGTTTATGTAATTGCATCAGTGGGTGCATCCACTATACAATAACTTTTAAACCGAAGGCCTTGAAGTACTTGATATGCCTGTTTATGATAATTCCCAGCCTGGCAAATGCGCAGCGGCAGGAGGCTGTAGAACCCATTATTTCGCAAGACTACCAGTATATGGTCCGGCAGGAACGAAAGCCGTTAAACAAGCTGGATTCTTTTATCGCCCGCCACCGCATACCCTTGAAATTGTTGAACCGGGTATATGGTTACCAACAGGCTTCAAAGCTTAGGATCTCCGATACTGGCACTGTTGAAGCGATCTATACCCCC
This window encodes:
- a CDS encoding RNA polymerase sigma factor, which encodes MNVLFSNPEDYWAVFLDGDKLALDHIVKTHYNLLYNYGRKFSTDVNLVKDCIQELFLSLWRNRENTGQPASVKHYLLKAMRRRLQTALARLSKQQVIDISFIPIEASAGTSPESDRVQNENKTELNSKIVKAFSCLPARQQEIIYLRFCLQADAANIAQIMGLSRQSVYNLLKLALDRLREVSVTLFEQGSTLRMPGTMMVV
- a CDS encoding FecR family protein, which codes for MQQNPVYSVYDLIANGSFKKWILYQDEKEGLYWHNWIAENPDKLEWVAVAKSMVLLLNSHTHAVGSEEVDAEAASIMLRLDEEKETEALYVPSIWSRAGTWVAAAVLLLMLTAMIYLLTPSVEPSDYKSLPVYNNKLVFENSGDSVLRVALPDGSRVLLEKNARLQYADDDSLKQRVALLSGDAFFDIAHNPSHPFVVYTSSIVTHVLGTSFWVKASPGITTSSAIVRTGKVAVFRKEDYLHRSTSSGILQGVVLSANQQVSYDIAHDRVYKALAADPHAASPDADTILNLDAQPAVAVFEQLEALYGIPIIVDKQTLAGCAVTAVLGNESFYEKITTICKILNASYEIIDGTIVINSKGCK